The stretch of DNA AAATTAATTCTAAGAAAACCCTTAGAAAGTCTCTGGTTATGATGGTGACTACACAACTTTTACTGGATTTACTGCCTGAATAGTTTATCTTTGGGTTGAGATGGTTGCGATAAAAGCTATTATTAAATCTTTTTTGAATATCTTTTTAGTTGTAAATTAAATCTGTTGATCTCTCTTGGCAATTGTGAAATAATCAGAAGAAAATCAAGAAAAATTTGTGATAATTTACGGTTTAAGTCCACTAAAATTTTGTCTAAATAAAAACTATTTTAGCGAGAAAAATAGTGACAACTAAATAAGCTTTATTGCACTTTAGTTTCATGTGCTCAAAATTGCTTTGAAATTTATTTTAAGACATAGCCCACACTGCGTACCGTATGGATCAATCGCTTCGGATTGGTTGCTTCGAGCTTCAGTCGTAAAGCCCGAATGTAGACTTCGATCACGTTGGATTCTCCCATAAAGTCATAGCCCCAAACTTTTTCGAGGATCTGCTCGCGGGTTAAGACTTGCCGTGGGTGGCGCAGGAGTAACTCTAACAAATCAAATTCCTTGGCGGTGAGCTGGATCAGTTGGCGATCGCGGTAAACTTCGCGGGTAATGCCATTGAGAGAAAGATCCTCGAATTCTAATTGGTCAACCACTTCCCGGCGAGCGCGGCGGAGATGGGCATTGACACGGGCCAGTAGTTCTTCAATGCTAAAGGGCTTTGTGACATAATCATCGGCCCCGGCATTTAACCCAGAGACCCGATCAGAAATTTCATCTTTTGCGGTCAACAGAAGAATCGGCGTTTCGATGCCACTAGAGCGGAGTCGCAAGCAGAGATCTAGCCCCGACAAGCCCGGCATGAGCCAATCGAAAATCAATAGGTCATAGGTATTTTCTCGGATTAAATTTAGACTATCGATGCCGTTGTGGGCAACGGTGATCAAATAACCTTCTAGGCGTAATTCGGAGGCAACGAATTGAGCGAGGTTTTGGTCATCTTCGGCCAGTAAAATATGGGGTTTCATGGTCAGTGGGTGGTCGTTGGTAAGGAAAATTAATAAAGATGTGGTGGTGCATATTTGCAGAAAACTCAATGATCAACGTCTTTGTAAAGGAGAAATGCTTGGGGTTTAACCATGGCGGCGTAGTCCATCCTGCTCGGAGTTGTGGCTTGTGGAGACGGACTGAATATCCCACAGGGGAAGCTTTAGGGTAAAGCAACTGCCTTGGTGGGGCTGGGAACGGAGGCTAATTTTGCCACCCATGCCTTCGATGAGACTTTTGGCGATCGCCAAGCCTAACCCTGTGCCATCCCGGGAGCGGGTCATGGTTTCATCCACCCGATAAAATCGTTCAAAAATGCGAGCTTGGTGGGCTAAGGCAATGCCAATACCCTGATCAATGATGTGGATTAGGGCCATTGGTGAAGCGGTTTCGAGGCAAATTTCAATGGCTTGGTCAGGGGCAGAATACTTTAGGGCATTATCAATTAGATTTAACATCACCTGTTGCAGTCGGTCTTGATCGGCGCGAATCACCACATCTTCTGGGGGCGTTTTGAGGTGAATGGGGCGTTGGTTGATCTGTTGACCCATGGCGCTGACTTCTTCGAGAAATGTATTGAGCATGACGGGCTGGGTGCGGAAATATAAATGGCCCCCGTCGGCCCTGGCCAAATCCAACAAATCTTGGAGCATTTGAATGGTGTGGGTTGTTTCGGTGGCAGCGGTGGCGATCGCCTGTTGTTGATATTCACTGAGGCCATCGCCGCGACGTAGGAGACTCTGGAGATAACCTTCGATAATCGTCAGGGGAGTACGAAGTTCGTGGGAAACATTGCCCACAAACTGCCGTTGGTTGTCCCAGGCACTCGATAACCGGGACAACATTTCGTTAAATACCTGGGCCAAACCTAAAATTTCATCGGGCGCTTGCTGGAGTTCTAACTTTGCCCCTTGGAGCTCATCCGCAGAAATCGCCTGGGCCATGTTACTCATTTGGGCGAGGGGTTGGGTGACTTTTTGAATGCGGTGTATGATCGCGGCGATTAATAAAATAAGCGTTGCTCCACTGACCAGGCGCAGCCGCCACAAACTGACATAGAGTTTTTGCAGATCGGCGGTGATGTCCTGGGATAAATACAGTTGGCCTACGGGTTCCCCCGCGATCGCTAAAGGACTAATACAAAGAACAATTTGGCGATCGCCTACGCGCACAATTTGGGGGGGCATTGCCCCTTGCTCAAAGGTCATCAGATCGGGCACTTGGGCGACAAAATCAGCCGTCGCCGTTGATTGGGTCACCAGTTGACCGTCAGGATCTTTCACCCAAGCCATAACATCAGCAGTCGTCACCCGCTGGAGAGTGCGTACCAGACTGGTTTCCACGGGTTCCATTTCGCTATACAGTTCTAACTGTTCCGGGAATCGCGAGGCAATGTAATCTAGGGTTTGTTTGTGGGCTGCCACGAGGTTTTGTTCCATCTGCCAGCCCGCCCAAATGGCAACGATGCCGAGGCCACAGATCGATAAACCAGCCAGCTCAAAGGTGAGGCGAAATTGCAGAGAACTCGTCGAAAAATGCCAATGGTCTAATTTCAAGCGTTTGGCGATCGCCTTTTTTAGTTTTTTTAGCCCCATCGCTTACTACCGGAAAAAAGATTAAAAATTTGTTGCCCTGTCCTGGTCGAGATCAAATTCAAAGCGCTGGTCATAGTCGGTCTCCCCATACACATTAAAGCTAATGGTTGGCGTCGTGCCCAATGTTTTCACCCGATGGATCGCGTCTGGCATTAAACAAACCAAATCCCCAGGATTTAATACTAAGCTCCCAGCCTCCACTAACTGGGTCGAATCTCCAGGCGATCGCCGCCAAAATTGATTTTCTTCCTGGCCTTGCAATAGAGCGACCAAGCCCCAACAACCATGGTTATGGATCGGCGAGACCCGTCGGGGTTCCCAGGCCACAAGCTGCACTGTGAGCGGAAAATCTGGTTCATCATACAAAATTTCCACAGCCCAACCTGTGTCTGG from Picosynechococcus sp. PCC 7002 encodes:
- a CDS encoding cysteine dioxygenase family protein; its protein translation is MAPQTWFIDRGGTQELWPATEFPTSKTQPYRLYRFLTDLEDLLNREPGDRQRLQALYPLVQRLLQSSEWLQLIPIAPDPDTGWAVEILYDEPDFPLTVQLVAWEPRRVSPIHNHGCWGLVALLQGQEENQFWRRSPGDSTQLVEAGSLVLNPGDLVCLMPDAIHRVKTLGTTPTISFNVYGETDYDQRFEFDLDQDRATNF
- a CDS encoding response regulator transcription factor, which gives rise to MKPHILLAEDDQNLAQFVASELRLEGYLITVAHNGIDSLNLIRENTYDLLIFDWLMPGLSGLDLCLRLRSSGIETPILLLTAKDEISDRVSGLNAGADDYVTKPFSIEELLARVNAHLRRARREVVDQLEFEDLSLNGITREVYRDRQLIQLTAKEFDLLELLLRHPRQVLTREQILEKVWGYDFMGESNVIEVYIRALRLKLEATNPKRLIHTVRSVGYVLK
- a CDS encoding sensor histidine kinase, which produces MGLKKLKKAIAKRLKLDHWHFSTSSLQFRLTFELAGLSICGLGIVAIWAGWQMEQNLVAAHKQTLDYIASRFPEQLELYSEMEPVETSLVRTLQRVTTADVMAWVKDPDGQLVTQSTATADFVAQVPDLMTFEQGAMPPQIVRVGDRQIVLCISPLAIAGEPVGQLYLSQDITADLQKLYVSLWRLRLVSGATLILLIAAIIHRIQKVTQPLAQMSNMAQAISADELQGAKLELQQAPDEILGLAQVFNEMLSRLSSAWDNQRQFVGNVSHELRTPLTIIEGYLQSLLRRGDGLSEYQQQAIATAATETTHTIQMLQDLLDLARADGGHLYFRTQPVMLNTFLEEVSAMGQQINQRPIHLKTPPEDVVIRADQDRLQQVMLNLIDNALKYSAPDQAIEICLETASPMALIHIIDQGIGIALAHQARIFERFYRVDETMTRSRDGTGLGLAIAKSLIEGMGGKISLRSQPHQGSCFTLKLPLWDIQSVSTSHNSEQDGLRRHG